The genome window ATTGTCCGTATTACTCCCCTTTCTTCAACGCCCTGGCGGCGACTCTTGATTTTGATTTATGAATTGTTTCGGAAAGCATACGAAAAACTTGTGCATATGACATTATTCTGGAAATTGTCTATCCTCGTTGTCTGGCTCTCGCTGCGCGTTGGGGACTGTGTGATCGCGTCAGCCATGCCACAATCGCGTAGTATCTTGGCATGAGTACCCGGCCACGTGGCCATGACGACATTGCTGGTTCGAGCCCAAGACATGTGTTCGATTCGCACTCTGGTTCATCCGCCGTCTCACTTTCATTCTTTGCATTCTCACATATCACTCTTCATAATGTCCAACATCAAGACCCTCGCCTCCTGCATCTTCTGCAAGATAGTCAAGGGTgagtcctcctcgaccaggGCTGACAATAGGCGAGATCCCGTCCTTCAAGCTCATGGAGACGGACAGCATCCTAGCGTTCATGGACATTGGGCCCATCGCGCGCGGCCACTGCCTCGTCATTCCCAAGTGTGCGCCGCCTGTGTGCATGTGTACCCGCTAACTCAGACCACGCCGAGAAGCTCGCCGATCTCCCCGAGGACCAGATGGCCGACATTCTGCCtgccctcgccaagatTGCCAAGGCTGCTGTGCGTCCGAGTCTGAAgccgctgacaccagggcAACGAGGACTACAACATCCTGCAGAACAACGGGCGCCCCGCACACCAGCAGGTAGACCACGTTCACTTCCACTACATTCCCAAgccgagcgccgacgacaaggagggGCTTGGGGTCGGGTGGCCCGCGCAGAACGTGAGTCACGCCCGAGCGGCGTTCTGACTGCAGCTCTCGATGGACGAGATCAAGAAGATCTATgaggaggtcaagggcaagctcgagtAGACTAGTGAGGGCGCATGTAGACAATGCATACATGGGTCTCCAAGCTAGGAGAGGCGGTTGCGTCGTTGGTTGGGTGTTAGCGGGTGGGTGACGCGGAAGCAAATAGGTACCTCCACCAGCGTGTCAACAATCAATCCGCGGTTGCAGGTGCGCAGGTGAGTCAACTCAAGTAGCCATCTACTTGTTGGCATTGCTTCATCACCCTTCCTTGTCCACGCTCGGCATGaacgtcgacgcgtcctCACCAGTTCTCGCCTACCCCACCATCGGTGGGTACCGTATCGGCGAGCAGATCGGTGGTGGAGGCTTCTCAAAGTACGTGTCGGCTGCCATCTCATCCCATCGTCGCTGACGGCAGAGTGTTCCGCGCGATCGACGATGCCAAGGGCCGCGTCGCAGCTTGCAAGGTCGTCAACCTTTACGCACCAGATGGGTACGCTCCGTCATTAAAGGACCTCCAGAAGGAGGTGCAGGTGCACAAGTCGCTCAAGAGCGCCAACATCTTGGAGTTCCTGCACTacgagcttctcgagcgcggcaagaCGCAGCACGTTCCAGGACTGTacatgctcctcgagctggctgTCGGTGGCGACCTGTTTGACAAGATAGCGCCAGATGTCGGTGTCCCGGAAGACCTCGCCAAGTTCTACTTTGCGCAGTTGCAGGCGGCCGTCTCGTTCATCCACGAGAAGGGCGTCGCGCATCGAGACCTCAAGCCTGAGAACCTGCTCCTTGCGGCCAACGGAAACCTCAAGCTGACAGACTTTGGTCTGTGCGCCGTGTACAAGTACAAGGGAAAGAAGCGGTTGTTGAGCGGACGGTGCGGGAGCATGCCGTACGTTGCGCCAGAGGTGAGTCAACCTCATGGATACCACTGACGACAGCTTGGTGGACAAGGCGGCTACGAGGCCGAGCCTGTTGATGTTTGGGGAATGGGtatcgtcctcgtcaccatGCTCGTGGGCAATACTCCATGGGACGAGCCATCAGAAGCGACGAGTCCCGAGTACCAGGCATACCTCGCCGGCCAGTTATGGAACTATGAGCCGTGGAACAGGATAcgtggcgcggcgcgcggtgAGTGTGCGTAGCAGACAGTGCTGACGACAGACCTTGTTGTCCAGCTCCTCACTGTTGAACCCATACGCCGCATCCGGGTCCAAGACATTCCGTCCCATCCGTGGTGCATGACGCCTTCGCAGCTTACGCGTGAGCAGCTGCCTGAAGCGCTCACGCAGGGATTGCGCAGCACTGGTATGATGGCCGTCGCAGACCCTACATTCAACGACGCGTCATACGCCGTGAGCCGCTCGCAGCGTGTCTTCGGCGACTCTCAATGGGGCTCGCAGTGGAACCAGCAGGAGAGCCAGTTTATGCGCGCGACGGGCAACCTCGTGGGTCCACATAGTGGGCATTACTAACCGCAGACCCAAGGCGGCGACTATGATGCCGTGACAACACGTTTCTGGctcaccctccctccaGCGGAGGCATACGACATGGTGCGCGAGTACTTGGCCTCCCAGTTGCCTGAAGACGGCATCCAGGCGCGTAGCACGTACTTCCGCGTGGCCAAGGCCGCTGGTGGGCGGAGTGTGCGCGGCACGTTCCTGTTCCAGGAGAGTGACACTCATGCGCCGACCGGGCAGACGCTCGTCTCGATGCGTCGTGAGAAGGGCTCAATATTGCATTGGCGCGCATTCTGGTGGACGATCGTGCGCGCACCTCAGCTGGACGGCTACGTCGTCAGAGGTGACTCATGATTGTACAGTAGATGGGTTGGCATCTTTATGCGGAGCGATGGCGGGAAGTAGTCAAGATGGCATGTCTATGGTTACAGGTGTATTTCTAATGCTTGTTGGCCtcctgctcgagcagcagcTGTGCGGCCATGAGCTTGCGGAAGCGGCTACCCTCTGTCCTGCTCAACACGTCGTAGCGGCCCTGCTCCGAGATGACGCCGTtctcgagcacgacgacgcgctcggcgcgagCAATACTGCTCAGACGGTGCGCGGCCAAGATGACGGTGATGTGGTGCGAGTGGATAATGCGGTCAATCGCGGCATTGACCGCGTCCTCGGACTTGGAGTCGAgtgcgctcgtcgcctcgtcgaggaggaggatcgCGGGACGCCGGACAAGCGCACGCGCGATGCTAATCCGCTGCCTCTGTCCGCCAGACAGGCTCGACTTGCCGACTGTGGTCAGCAACGTTTAACGCCTACCTACTTGGCGTGTCGAAACCCTGTGGTAGGTCCCAGATAAACTCGCAGTTGGCGGCACgtgccgcctcctcgacgtcctggCGGGTAACACCGGGCGCGCCGTACGCAATGTTGTCGTGAACTGTGCCAGCGAACAACACAGGGTCCTGGAACACGACGCCGATGCGATCGCGCCATGACTCGGGCGTAAAGTTCCGGATGTCGGAGCCGTCGTACGAGATGGTGCCGTGGTTAGGGTCGTAGAAGCGGTCCAGCAGGGTGAGAATGGACGACTTGCCGCTCCCCGACGTgccgacgagagcgacaCTCGTGCCGGGCTGGACGATCAGGTTGATGCCTttgagcacctcgacctccttgcgAGACGGATACGTGAAGCGGACGTCGTTGAAGGAGATAGGCCCCTCACGGTTTGGACTGAGAGTCTGGCCCACACCCAGAGGGATGGCTGACTGtcggtcgaggaggtagaACACGCGCTGGCCGGCACCGACACCTGTGGTCAGCTCCAGTTGCTGATCGACCCACCCTTCATAATACCGCTGAAGAAGCTCGTGAGCCCCGACACTGAACTGCCAACATATCCGCTGTAGATGAGCAGAGATGTCAAGTCGCCGACGGTGATGGCTCCGCTAGACACGAGGTGACCACCGTACGTCAGGAGACACAACATTGCGAGGTTGCCAGTGAGACCCGTCATGCCGAAGAAGATGGCCGACGCGCCCGCCTCTTTGCGCGCGAGATTGAACACGGTCTCGACGTTGTTGGAAAACACGCGACCCTCGAGACCCTGGGCGTTGTACGCCGTGACGGTCTTGAAGGCGTtgagcttctcctcggccgtcttGGACATCTCGCCTAGGCTCTCCTGCGTGAGGTTGGACAATTTGCGGAGGTATCGACCGTAGAAGACAGCACCGAGTGAGATGGGAGGCACGACGCAGAGCATGACAAGCGTGAGCTTGCTTGAGATCCAAAACATGGCGCACACGCCGACCGTCGCTGAGATGATGGCACGCAGTCCGTCCGAGAGGTTCGAGGTCACGCTATCGCCTAGGATGTTGGCGTCGGCATTGAGGCGCGAGACAATGTCGCCAGCCGAGCGGTCGGCGAACTCGGGCTCCTGTCGTAAAGTGGAGAGGTATGCTCGGTTACGAATGCGTGCAATGATGCGCTGTCCCGCCGTACGCATGAGGTATACGCGTCCGGCGTTTGCAGCCGCACCAACAAAGAAAGCGATGGTGAGCAGCGTCGCTGCGACGGGGAAGCTCATCCCAAAGAATGTCGAGGCGTTGGAGGAGAAAAAGTCAATCAACTTGCCAATAGTTAGGGGCACGAGCATGGACACGGAAGACGAGACCACGAGAAGGCCGACCGCCGTTGCGAGCGTCCGTTTCTCAGGTAtggccagctcggcgagcttgccgatcgacgactcggccttgtcgtcTTCTGGCTCGGCAGGCTTGTCTAGTGCAAACGCCGAGGACAGGCGGGCGAAGGGCGACTGCCGCTCCTCAGTCTTGGTGACTAGCTTGTCATTTGTCGAGTTGAAGCGCAAACCGAGGCCGATGCGCCCCAGAGAAAGTGGGAGCCATGGCCTTGGAACTCTTGGGACTGGTGTTAGGCCGCTCTGTGAACAACTCACCACTGCGGAGGGGGTTTGCTCGTGGCACACAGCGGGCCCGGAGCCCGGGCCCTAGGCCGACCACGAAGCCTCTATGGGACATGCGTGTGGTCAGAacgagaaggagggtgagttAGTCAACAagatggtgatggtggttGATCTTGATCTTTGCCTACGCGTTCCGTGAAACACCAACAtggcgggagaggagagggtggACACGTGACGTGCCTCCACTTGCTATTTGGCGGGTAAACAGCCTAAATACCCGACAAGACTGATTCACAAAACAAAGTCAACAGGTGATTTGTGTGAGCTCCCCTTCATCCCATCAAAATGTCGGCACGTCGTACCAGATCGCAAATGGCGCTCCAGTTGAAGCAGTTAATCCGCTCGGCTACAATGTCGGCTTCTGAACTTGGCTGATGATCAATGTCGGCGGGATGGTCGGGACAGGCATCGTCTCCACGCCGTCCAACATCCTCACCGGAACGGGCAGTGTCGGCTTGGCGCTCATCTACTGGGTCATCAGGTTCGTCGTCACACTCGCTGGCGTCCTTCTTCCCGTCGCGTTccggcgccgaggcagTGTACCTCGAACAGGCGTTCAAACCACGCATGATCCGCGAGACCGGGCGCCAGGGAGTCCTCCCCTATTTCAAGTTCTGGGTGACGACGCGCCCATTTGGCTCGCCCATCGGGAGAGTGCTAGTGATCTGGGCAATCTCTGTCGTCGTGAGCCTCGCCCCGCCCGTAGGCTCAGCCTTCACTTCATCGTTACACTGAAGCACTGGCCAGAATCAGTGTTCTTCGGCTTGGTAGCAGTTGgtctcctccgcctccggcATCAGCGTGACAAGGCGGGCCTCCCCCGCACCGAGTTTCAtcatcttcatcctcgaaaacctcttcctcaccgTCATGCCATGGGTCCCGCCGAAGGGTACGACCCAGTCAACGTCCTTGAATTTCTTCTACGCCACGCCTGCGatcgtcgctgtcggcgTTGTCACCATCATGATCGTGTACTACTAGGCGTGGATGTACTGGCTCCCCAGTCTTGGCCACTACAAGCTCCGCGCCAAAATCGATGAGCACGAGGACGGTAGTCGGCACGCGCCTTATCAAGGTACCCGATGCTGAAGTGGAGGCGTGGGGTGTGTTAGTGTTCACACTGTCATGCATGCCGGCATTGATTGACGGTATGGCGCAGCGCTCCTACACTCACCGAGGCCAACAAGGCTCGGTGTCGCCGTAAGGCCCAACCGAGTTGCTCACACTTGCGGCTGTGGAGAGATCGTACTGACATTCGGGGGGAGAAGCTTAGGTTCGCCAGAGCGTAAACTTTCAAGTGCTCTACACCTTGGATACAAGCCTGTTTTCAGGACCGTTGAGGCATGCTACAGTACAACTCATCTGGCACCTGTAATCGACAGCTCATGTTGCCCAGCAAATTTCATGCAATTTCACCGATGCCGCTTGCCGTACAATTGCCATCTAATGGCTCAGGCGTACACTGCTGGGTATGTGTATCGGCGCAGCACCTGAGAAGACTGACGGGGAACGTGCGGCACGCCTGCCCGCATTCCTCGGAATGAGACCCCCAAGGTGAAATCTGGCAAGTTGCGAACTGTGAATGCTCCATGGACTCCCAGTTCCGCAGGCTTAACTGTGCCGAGCAAGCGCTGTGCCGAGCAAGCGCCGTGGCGAGCAAGCGCCCCCTCGCTCCACTGAGTGTATCGATTGCCCACGTTGAGGTGCTTTTATTGCGGTGGCCATTGTTTCTCGACTTCAACATTCGACATGCGTTCACTTCTCCacctcatcgccctcaCCGTCCTGGCCGTCATCGGTACGTGCGACGCCGTCCGGCACTCATTCCAGGTGTTGTCCACGCTGTGCCGACCGAAGCCCGTGACCTGACCTGTCCCAAGGGGAAGTGGCCATGCGGCACAACTTGCGTAGACCTGGTCAACGACATCAATAACTGCGGCCAGTGCGGCTACAAGGTTTTCCTCCTGTGTCTCCGTCGCTAACGTCAGTGCACAGACACCCCATGTCGCGATGGTGCTTGCTTGATGAAGTGTACGGCGGAGACTGCTTCCGAGTGTCCCTGGTGAGCCAACAACCAGAGCTTATCTGAAGCCAGGTACTACCCGTGTATCAACGGTTATTGCCAGTGTCCCGCTGGCCAGACTTTGTGCTACCGTCAAATCGCGTGGTTTCAATGTTCCGACTTACTTACCGACCCTCAGAACTGCGGCCAGTGTAACTCCTGGGTGAGCTGATTCCCGGCTGGGCTGATGTAGTGTGACACAGAATCAGGATCCAAGTGCGTGAATGGCAAATGTACAGGGTGCACCGGGAACCAGAAGCTCTGTGCCGGCAAGTGTATCAACCCTATCAACGACAACATGCACTGCGGCGAGTGCTACAACACAGTAGGTGGAGCAGCGGCACGACTGATTCCAGTGCGGCGTGGGAAGCAATTGCGTAAATGGAGAGTGTGAGCGCAATGACGGTTGTCCACCGGGCCAGGTCCGCTGCGATGGTTTGTGCCTCAATCTTTCAAACGATAACCGCCACTGCGGCAGGTGCGGCAACAAGGCAAGTGACGTTCAAGTTGAGGTAAAGCTTACATCAGTGTTCGGTGGGCAAGAACTGCGTGGCAGGCGTATGCCGTTAGTCAAGGCATTGACCGAGTTGATTCATTATCCATATGCCTGATATACCTAATTGTGACGCGCATGTGGGCACCACCCACGGTTAAAGTTGCAATGCCAAGACTGTTACAGTACGGCACCGGGAACATGGGGTGATTCCTGCCTTGCGACCATGCGGCACGTGATGATTGCAGTGTCTTCCGCTCCGAGGGCCACACCCAGATGGCTTTAAGCTTCATTGTCCAGCCTAGACTTGGCACGTCTGGGGCATTAGTCTCTGAACCTTGCACTGCCCAACCGCCGTCTACACTACATGTCTGCATCACATAAAAGGATGCACTGCGCCCACCAGTGTCGATTCCCACACCCACCATGCTCAAGtatctcctccttgtctCGCTGGGGTGCGTTAGCGCTAGCGTCATCACGCTTCGGCAGGAAAACCAAACCTGCACCGATGGTCTCACTCTGTGTGGAACCCAATGCGTCGATCTGAAGACCAGCCCCTGGAACTGCGGCGCGTGCGAGTCCTCGTGCGCATGGGGCAACAACGTATGCCGTGACGGCGTGTGTGAATGTACAGAGGGCAATACAAAGTGTGGAAGTCTCTGCGTAGATATCCAGAGCGACTGGTGGAACTGTGGAAAGTGTGACAACCATGTAAGCAGTACGGTACGCTTTACGCTAATTCCAGTGCGGTGAAAACCATCAATGCATCAACAGCACATGCGTGGAGAATCCCCCGCCCAAGACGTGTGCCGAGCAAGGCCTCCAGTCGTGCTGGTACTGGG of Cutaneotrichosporon cavernicola HIS019 DNA, chromosome: 4 contains these proteins:
- the HNT1 gene encoding uncharacterized protein (HIT domain), producing the protein MSNIKTLASCIFCKIVKGEIPSFKLMETDSILAFMDIGPIARGHCLVIPKYHAEKLADLPEDQMADILPALAKIAKAAGNEDYNILQNNGRPAHQQVDHVHFHYIPKPSADDKEGLGVGWPAQNLSMDEIKKIYEEVKGKLE
- the MDL1 gene encoding uncharacterized protein (ABC transporter transmembrane region), with protein sequence MSHRGFVVGLGPGLRARCVPRANPLRSVPRVPRPWLPLSLGRIGLGLRFNSTNDKLVTKTEERQSPFARLSSAFALDKPAEPEDDKAESSIGKLAELAIPEKRTLATAVGLLVVSSSVSMLVPLTIGKLIDFFSSNASTFFGMSFPVAATLLTIAFFVGAAANAGRVYLMRTAGQRIIARIRNRAYLSTLRQEPEFADRSAGDIVSRLNADANILGDSVTSNLSDGLRAIISATVGVCAMFWISSKLTLVMLCVVPPISLGAVFYGRYLRKLSNLTQESLGEMSKTAEEKLNAFKTVTAYNAQGLEGRVFSNNVETVFNLARKEAGASAIFFGMTGLTGNLAMLCLLTYGGHLVSSGAITVGDLTSLLIYSGYVGSSVSGLTSFFSGIMKGVGAGQRVFYLLDRQSAIPLGVGQTLSPNREGPISFNDVRFTYPSRKEVEVLKGINLIVQPGTSVALVGTSGSGKSSILTLLDRFYDPNHGTISYDGSDIRNFTPESWRDRIGVVFQDPVLFAGTVHDNIAYGAPGVTRQDVEEAARAANCEFIWDLPQGFDTPIGKSSLSGGQRQRISIARALVRRPAILLLDEATSALDSKSEDAVNAAIDRIIHSHHITVILAAHRLSSIARAERVVVLENGVISEQGRYDVLSRTEGSRFRKLMAAQLLLEQEANKH
- the chk1 gene encoding uncharacterized protein (Belongs to the protein kinase superfamily); this encodes MNVDASSPVLAYPTIGGYRIGEQIGGGGFSKVFRAIDDAKGRVAACKVVNLYAPDGYAPSLKDLQKEVQVHKSLKSANILEFLHYELLERGKTQHVPGLYMLLELAVGGDLFDKIAPDVGVPEDLAKFYFAQLQAAVSFIHEKGVAHRDLKPENLLLAANGNLKLTDFGLCAVYKYKGKKRLLSGRCGSMPYVAPELGGQGGYEAEPVDVWGMGIVLVTMLVGNTPWDEPSEATSPEYQAYLAGQLWNYEPWNRIRGAARDLVVQLLTVEPIRRIRVQDIPSHPWCMTPSQLTREQLPEALTQGLRSTGMMAVADPTFNDASYAVSRSQRVFGDSQWGSQWNQQESQFMRATGNLTQGGDYDAVTTRFWLTLPPAEAYDMVREYLASQLPEDGIQARSTYFRVAKAAGGRSVRGTFLFQESDTHAPTGQTLVSMRREKGSILHWRAFWWTIVRAPQLDGYVVRGDS